One region of Zootoca vivipara chromosome 7, rZooViv1.1, whole genome shotgun sequence genomic DNA includes:
- the NGF gene encoding beta-nerve growth factor, whose amino-acid sequence MSMLCYTLIIAFLIGIRAAPKTEDNAPLGSPATSGIMKTSQHRDPSQPVTGKVVNSKSGQAASIIVDPKVFQKRRFQSPRVLFSTQPPPLSRDGPSVEFLDSTDSTNRTIRAKRATHPVHNLGEYSVCDSISAWVANKTTATDIKGKEVTVVVDVNYNNSPYKQYFFETKCRDPKPVSSGCRGIDARHWNSYCTTTHTFVKALTMDGKQASWRFIRIDTACVCVISRKTENL is encoded by the coding sequence ATGTCCATGCTGTGCTACACTCTGATTATAGCATTTCTGATCGGCATACGGGCAGCACCAAAAACTGAAGATAATGCACCACTGGGGTCTCCTGCAACATCTGGCATTATGAAAACGTCTCAGCACAGAGACCCCAGCCAGCCTGTTACTGGGAAGGTAGTGAACAGCAAATCCGGGCAAGCTGCAAGCATCATAGTGGATCCAAAGGTTTTTCAGAAGAGGAGGTTCCAGTCACCTCGGGTTTTGTTCAGCACTCAGCCTCCACCTCTGTCAAGGGATGGGCCGAGTGTGGAGTTCCTAGACAGCACAGACTCTACGAACAGGACGATCCGAGCCAAGCGCGCAACTCACCCTGTGCACAACCTAGGAGAGTACTCTGTGTGCGACAGTATTAGTGCGTGGGTTGCCAACAAAACCACAGCGACAGACATTAAAGGCAAAGAGGTGACTGTGGTGGTGGACGTAAACTATAACAACTCCCCTTACAAGCAGTACTTTTTCGAGACCAAGTGCAGAGACCCTAAGCCAGTGTCCAGTGGGTGCAGAGGCATTGATGCCAGGCATTGGAATTCCTACTGCACCACCACACACACCTTTGTCAAGGCACTGACAATGGATGGCAAGCAGGCATCTTGGCGCTTCATTCGGATTGACACTGCCTGTGTATGCGTAATCAGTAGGAAAACAGAGAACCTCTGA